Part of the Magnetococcales bacterium genome is shown below.
CCGCAGCAGGCGCTTGCACAGACCTTTATCCATGCAGTTGGCGGAAGAGGCCACCCCCGATCCGGTATAGGGGATGCCCAGGATCTCCAGCAGCCCCTGAACGGTGCCGTCCTCGCCGTAAGGGCCGTGCAGGGCCAGCACCGCCACCTGTATGCCGCTCGCCACCAGGCGGGCGGGCAGATCCCGGGCCACGTCGATCTCCGTGACGTCGAAACCCTGGCGACGCAACGCCGTGGCCATGGCCTTGCCGCTGCGCAGGCTGACCTCCCGTTCTTCCGAAAGCCCTCCCAGGAGTACCCCGACCTTGGCCTGGCGCCACTTGTTGTCCCGCACTTGGTACTCCATGGATACTCGTGCCTCCCTGCCCGGCCAATGCGCCATCGGAAACGGGTTGCGCCATGCGCTCCCACTCCCTGACGATGCCCTTCCCAGCTCCATATTAAAAGGGTTGAAGGGAAGGGGGTTCAAGTCAAAAAGTGCATGGATGATGAAATCCCTTTGCAGCGATTCCTAACCGATTGTTGGTAAAGGAGAATCTTTCATCGACCGAAAAGGGGGCTCGCGCCGCCCGGAAGGCCCGAGCAGAATGACCTCCGTCTCCAGCAGAATTCCGCTCCGGGCCAGCACCCGTTCCTGCACCAGGGCGATGAGATCGCGCATCTCCGTAGCGGTTGCCCCGCCCCGATTGATCAGAAAATTGCTGTGCTTTTCCGAAACCTGGGCCCCGCCCCGGCTCACCCCGCGCAGACCGGCGTCGTCGATCAGCTCCCAGGCTTTGGGGCCGTTCGGCGGATTCTTGAAGGTCGATCCGGCGGAAGGGTGGTTCAGCGGCTGACTGGCGGCGCGTCGGCGGTTGATGCGACGCAACCGCTCCCGGACGACTTCCGGTTTTTCGGGGTGCAGGCGGAAGGTGGCCTCCAGGAAGATCCACGAATCGGGCAGGTCGCAGTGGCGATAACGCAGGCCCAGGGCGGAAGCGGGCAGGTGGTGCAGTTCCCCCCGTGGATCCAGAAGGGTGGCGGAGAGCAGGCTGTCGGCGACCTCCGCCCCGTAGGCCCCGGCGTTCATGCGCAACGCCCCCCCCACCGAACCGGGAATGGCGGAGAGGAACTCCGCCCCGCCCAATCCCGCCTCGATGGCGATATGGGCCATACGCCGCGTGGAGAGGCCCGCTCCGGCCCGCAACAGGCTGGAGGGTGCCCCAGCCTCCCTTTCCACGGAACAGGCCGAAAAGGCCCCTTCCAGATGGATGACGCAGCCGTCGAAACCTTCATCCGCCACCAGCAGGTTGCTGCCGCCCCCCAGCAGGAAAAGCGGCTCTTCCGGCGGCATGCGCCGCAACAGTCCGGCCAGCTCCCCGACGTCGGTCAGGGGCAGGAACCAGCGGGCGCAGCCCCCCATGCGCCAAGTGGTGCGCCGCGCCAACGGCTCCTCATGGCGCACCCGGTCGGCCAGTTCGGCCAGCGGAAAGGCCCGGATCACGCGGTTTCCCGCTGCTTCTGACGCCAGGCGGCGTACCCTTTCGCCAGACGGGTGATGTCCCCCGCTCCAAGAAAGAGGGCCACGGCGTCCTCGCCC
Proteins encoded:
- the murB gene encoding UDP-N-acetylmuramate dehydrogenase, with the translated sequence MIRAFPLAELADRVRHEEPLARRTTWRMGGCARWFLPLTDVGELAGLLRRMPPEEPLFLLGGGSNLLVADEGFDGCVIHLEGAFSACSVEREAGAPSSLLRAGAGLSTRRMAHIAIEAGLGGAEFLSAIPGSVGGALRMNAGAYGAEVADSLLSATLLDPRGELHHLPASALGLRYRHCDLPDSWIFLEATFRLHPEKPEVVRERLRRINRRRAASQPLNHPSAGSTFKNPPNGPKAWELIDDAGLRGVSRGGAQVSEKHSNFLINRGGATATEMRDLIALVQERVLARSGILLETEVILLGPSGRREPPFRSMKDSPLPTIG